Within Haematobia irritans isolate KBUSLIRL chromosome 2, ASM5000362v1, whole genome shotgun sequence, the genomic segment cacttacaagatgaatctgagagaatataaacgagaactgagaaggtctcaacaaaactcttgggatgattactgtagcagtattgagaatacgtcagaggcttccagactacggaaggtactagcatccactaacaccgctccgggtttcattaaaacatcggagggaaattggacaacgtccagtgaggagacgttggaggtacttttggacacacacttccctggaaatcagacggttgaaccatgttccggcggtgtaacagaggctcagcgatcatttcctatcgaggaaattgtgtcggaatctagaataaaatgggctttaaatagctttggaccattcaaatcccccggacctgatggaattactccggcggagttacaggcagtggctgaaagagttatcccctggttgacggtgatatataaacgatgtgtaaacttagcatatattccagaaaagtggagggaaacaaaagtcgtcttcatacctaaagcaggaaaagcctctcactcgagtgcgaaggatttccgaccaatcagcttatcctcattcctacttaagaccctggagaggatgatagacatgtatcttagaactagcgtggattcaagtttgctctcgaaacgacagcatgcatactcgaagggcaggtctactgagaccgcattgcatgaactagtcagctttattgaaagctcactatctgtcaaagaatacacaatcgtggcgtttctagacatcgaaggggcgttcaataatgtccatccgagctcgatattaaatggactgacaactctgaatgttgatccaggtatacttaggctgttagacgaacttctaataaagagacgtatttcagccacactagggcaagcaaacatacaaaggtatgtgaacagaggcactccccaaggaggagttctatcacctcttctttggaatgttgctataaacaaccttctggtttccctagaaaaagaaaggataaaagtggtggcatacgcagatgatgtggcgctagcagtcaggggaaaattcccatccacaatcagagatattatacagagagctctccggatgactgagaaatgggcgaaagataatggtcttggtgtaaatccagcaaagacagaactagtcatgtactgcaaagatcgtaaaactcccacggttaggcccatttccttaggggtactgaaattccctttggtgagtgtgcaaaataccttggcgttattttggacaggaagctgaattttaggcttaatattgaagagagggcgagaaaagccacggtagctttgtactcgtgcaaaaaggcaatagggaaaaagtggggactaaaaccaaaaattgtgcattggctatacactgcagtagttagacctataatgctatatggtgttgtagtctggtggccggcacttcagaaaccgacttgtttagataaagttcagcgtatggcgagcttatgtatctcaggcgcatttagtaagacaggaacagactcccttaatgtcatgctacatctattgcctttagacattttggccaaacagtcagctgcaacaacggctgtgcggttgcgcgagctatcgctgtggtcggaaaaaatgtacggtcatagttcggtcctcaaaataatgccagatgtgcctaacgtagtggattataccctggcaaaaccacttttcgacaaaaagtttgaaactctaattcccaacagtgaggcgtggtgtacacagaccccggggaataaaggatatatagatttctatactgatggctccaaattgaatggacaagtggggttcggagtatattctaaagatcttgaaattcgaatagcgaaaagattacctaatcactgtagtgtttttcaggcagaaatattagcaataagagaggtggcgaagtggctgagaagtaatgttccaacaaatattggcattaatatatactcagacagtcaacctgcaataaaatccttggactctgtgttcctcaactcgaaaacggccatcgactgccgcaaatctctcaatgagatggctgagcagtacaatattcacctaatatgggtgcctggccataggaacataccggggaactgcgaagcggatgagttggcaaggctagggactaccttacatattccaggggaactggaatttgttggtatgcccctagctacctgcaagctcatgctgcgtgagaaggctgttaggatggcaaatgttcgatgggagaattgcaagggttgtaacgacaccaagcaaatatggccccatttcaacttaaaccgcacactagatatgctaatgttctcgagacgtcagatatcactcctgatatctgctataacgggtcgctgcctgataggcgattttgcaaaaactattggcgcgaagtataatgactattgtatgagctgtcatgatgcggaggaaaaagaatcaattaaacacctcttgtgtgagtgtcctgcattttgtgtaaagcgcaagcaacttttaggagcatatagcttcagattactggcggatctggaaaacgttaacttaagcagtctgctaatgtttttggaacaatctggttggttcaacaaagaaaaataatcaggaaggttcagcggttaaaactagaagtgcccatatgtaataggtacttttagttaatgtggtatcacaatggactgaatagtctaagtgagcctgaatcttaatcgggctgccactttaacctaacctaacctaacctatagccagtgctgccgctactacttcaatcgaagtattttgcttcattttcacaaaatttacttcgtcactccttctttcaaaaatctgcttcactttttgttctgcttcatattttaaaatttttccccatattacataattgtttttcctattcctttaattgcgatgaacatagcggttttaatcattgaattattaaccgatgtggaccaatttttgcatagttgttagagaccatatacttacaccatgtaccaaatttcagctggatcggatgaaatttgcttctcgtttatatgggggctatacgtaaaagtggaccgatatggcccatttgcaataccatccgacctacatcaataacaactaattgtgccaagtttcaagtcgatagcttctttcgttcgaaagttagcgtgatttcaacagacggacggacatgctcagatcgactcagaatttcaccacgactttatggggtcttagagcaatatttcgatgtgttacaaacggaatgacaaaattaatatacccccatcctatggtggtgggtttaataaaatgaattctattgttttgttttcaaaaatgtatgctacttcaattttattcaatctactccacttttttaaaaaaaccaaCTTCACTTTAGTACAAGTGGTCCGATTGGTCCAAtttttctaaacacaaaatgtaATATACCACTTTTTGTCGGAAAGACCTATTTTCGGAGTTACGGGTCCCTAAAGTTTTCATTATCAAGCATATTGGATTTAGTATCCATCGCACATAATCATcccaaaaattaatatatatatatatatatatatatatatagaataacATGGAACCGGATAGGTcctgggttcgcgttagcccactttggattcTGTCTATAGGAGAAGGTcccaaaccccggccgaaggcctgcctcctgttcactttgggttcgcgttagccccaaaccccggccgaaggagGCCCCCCTATACGCACTTTTCAAGGGtcggtatctcgaaaactacgctcttccgacaaaatgtttacttaatattttctctctaaaatgtactatttttaccaaaaacgcAAAAAAcgcaatttcattcatttcatgaaaaaatgcTGCtagaattaacaaaaatataaagggATATAAGAATTTTTAGgtgtcgatatctcgaaaactaggctTTTCCGACACATtctttacttaacattttcgctttaaaatcccttctcctacactcaaaaaatgtttgtttttaaaaatttttgataaagtagatttgttccactaaacatagaattgggcagcaccCATTGAGAAATTCATCgcatatcacaatagactgaatagtcaaagtgagactAAATAAAAGGCTGCCGTTATACCTAAACTAACTTTACCTAGGTGGGCGCCAGATTGGAATATCAGGGTGATTATGGAAAAAATTCCAAGACCAAtacttttgtcacagttttcacAGACTACTGAAACGGTACATGCCTTTCGACCTTTTCGGCCATTTCGCCCTTCATTAGGCCACTTGGATGGCTGTCGATTATACTTCGGAGTTAAATtatgtagcatatttcatccattttcaTGAGTCCACACAAACAATTGGGCTCAACACTCCCCAAACGCTGGAAAGAGCTTCCTCATGAATAGTATGATTTCTATTTTcggcttttccaaattttgatagtcaagaaagtcaaattaaaaaaattgaccttTCGATAGTGTTTAATTTCATAGTCCAGTTAATTTCTGCTATTTGAGAacttttaaaaatgattttgtGATTCAATTGAAAcccaaaaaaagattttcgtggTGGTTTATCACCCCTGGTTGCTTAACACGACGTTCAGTCTCAGCTATAGAAGGAGGACCACTGTCCCTAAGCAAAACAAAGAATCGGGCTGCAATCGTGGACGAGAAAAATTTCGccacgggctgccacctaaactaacTTAATTGATCCTTCATCGAAAAGgctaaaaaagattttttttcaaatattaacaaatttgttttatttatgttatatttcatatacacatcggatttttaaattaaattacacatATTTCGTTTAAAACTTTTCGTAAGACATTTCCACCATAGATTTACATttacatataaaatatatatagcataACTTTTTATTAAGGGTGAAGGGTGTTTATCTATAATGGACAAAAGCATCAATCCTTTTCAGATAACACACAATTGACCCATAATGTATGATAATGGTGTGGTTGGTTTACTAtgtcataaaaacaataaagaatataaagaaaaatattaacacGCCAAATATTTTTATCATAAGCCAACGATTTTTCGATAcggattggaaatatttaagaatttcaccatgagccGCTTCGATATTTATTTCAGCGTCTTGTATATTGGTATCGATACGTTCGACGATTTCCTCTTGCTCTTTAACCATATGTGCTAATTGCTGGAAGATACCACCCAATTCCACAATTGTAGATTCTATATTTTGCATAGTTTCCGCTCTTTGTTGGACATAATTATCGGACTCGTCATAGATTGCCAATTGTTGTTGGGATTGTATTCGGGCCGGAGGACCAAGCAACGGAGAGGTATCACTGGTCGATGACATATCAATGCTAATTTCGATGTTTTCCTCACTTAATAGCAATGAACCTTGCTTAGCCGTTGTTGGCGGCACTGTGTTAATGGGCACCGAAGAATGGCCAAATTGATCACGACGTGTTTTTTGATGTTTTAGATTTTCGGTTCGAACTTCAAGGATTTGTTTAAAATCGGTACTCATGCTGGCAAGTTTCGATTGTAAAGCCAAGACCATATTAGAGGAATGTGATACCAAATGCTTTCCATGGACTGTACGTTGCTGATCTTTAGAAATTTCTTGTAGCCTTGCGATATGTTGGTTCAATGCACTCAAATCGCCTTTTATAATATATGTCAATTCCTGGATTTCTTGAGGTCTATCATCGAACAGTGTTCTCTTTTTCgccactaaaacaaatgaaatttcaaattaatattCCCTAATCCTTATTTTTGAAATGACCACATTTTACTCACACATTGTCAATTTTTCCAGTTTGGCATATGTACTTGCAATATTCTTCCCTATCATTTTGGCTACCATCATAAATTCCGAATAGCTCTGTATTTGTTTAGCTTTCCGTGGATCTCGTATATTTACAGCCCTTGATATATTCCGTGATTGCAGCGATCTAATCGCATTGTTAAACTCTCCCGTTCGGTCTCTGGCCGCCATGACTACAATGCTCTCTTTGTCAAAAAGATCTTCTAAATCGTCTTCAATTTCTTGGATGGGATGAGATTTTCcggaaaaattgttgttttcgTAGACACTTATTCCGTTGGGTGTGACTTCCTCCTGATAGCTACCAGTAACTACTGCGGCTGCAGCACTCAAAGGTTGTTGGATAAAATTACGCAAAGCTTGCCCGGACGTAGACTGTATACGAGAGGACAACGAGCGAAGATTCCACTGACGGCCTGCTTTTGAATATTTATTGTCGTCCGCGTCCTCTATAGGCACTTGGTTATGGCTTGTTCCAATAAGTGTGGATGCCTGCTGTTGGTAGATACTTTGTTGCTGTTGTGTATTGGAATTCAATAGAGGCGATGTGGCGGGAGTGCCAACACCGTTCGTTGTAACGAACAGAGGATTGGAATAATTGATATTCGTCGATTGCTGTTGTGGTATTAGAGAATAGCCCTCTTCCTGTGTTTGATCTTGTTGATGTAAACGTCGTCGTGTTTGCATCTCATAATCTAAACGTCTCCAAGCCTATATCAGTCAATCTATTCTGACCTTGTGTATAGGAACCAACAGTCATTCACAAGCTCGTAATTAAGGTATCACCCTGTAAGTGATTGTAGTAtttcgttttttctttttgttattcGTATGTGAACTCAGTAAAAATAACTTCCATAGATTTTTCACGTTCCTGTTTAAAGtgttaaatatattttccaaacaCACGTATCACTTGCATTATAATCGCTCAATAACTACATCGGAAGGATCAAACTCGAAAACCATATTAAATTC encodes:
- the Syx5 gene encoding syntaxin 5 produces the protein MQTRRRLHQQDQTQEEGYSLIPQQQSTNINYSNPLFVTTNGVGTPATSPLLNSNTQQQQSIYQQQASTLIGTSHNQVPIEDADDNKYSKAGRQWNLRSLSSRIQSTSGQALRNFIQQPLSAAAAVVTGSYQEEVTPNGISVYENNNFSGKSHPIQEIEDDLEDLFDKESIVVMAARDRTGEFNNAIRSLQSRNISRAVNIRDPRKAKQIQSYSEFMMVAKMIGKNIASTYAKLEKLTMLAKKRTLFDDRPQEIQELTYIIKGDLSALNQHIARLQEISKDQQRTVHGKHLVSHSSNMVLALQSKLASMSTDFKQILEVRTENLKHQKTRRDQFGHSSVPINTVPPTTAKQGSLLLSEENIEISIDMSSTSDTSPLLGPPARIQSQQQLAIYDESDNYVQQRAETMQNIESTIVELGGIFQQLAHMVKEQEEIVERIDTNIQDAEINIEAAHGEILKYFQSVSKNRWLMIKIFGVLIFFFIFFIVFMT